One segment of Macrotis lagotis isolate mMagLag1 chromosome 1, bilby.v1.9.chrom.fasta, whole genome shotgun sequence DNA contains the following:
- the LOC141509665 gene encoding olfactory receptor 2AJ1-like translates to MREERNETFVRDFILLGLLAPKQFGLLFLMLILIMFMVAIMGNTVLILLIHLDTRLHTPMYVLLKHLSFTDILNITNIVPNLARNYISGKKSITFAGCGFQIFLYLIFVGTECLILTAMSYDRYVAICHPLRYPILMNQRMSVFMAGGCWLGGMINSIIHTTYVLLLPFCGKRVIEHFFCEVPAMLRLSCVDTSQYEGGVFVSSVFFLLIPFIIILVSYGKILRIVLHMKSVEAQKKSFSTCSSHLTVVVIYYGSAIFTYMRPKSYHTPGQDKVLAFLYTILTPMLNPIIYSLRNKDVIYALKRVLDKVISHRNEYLLKIRLNANG, encoded by the coding sequence atgagggaagaaaggaatgagacTTTTGTGAGAGATTTCATCCTACTAGGATTATTGGCTCCAAAACAATTTGGATTGCTTTTCTTAATGCTTATTCTCATCATGTTTATGGTGGCTATTATGGGAAATACAGTCTTGATTCTTCTCATCCACCTTGACACCCGGCTCCACACTCCAATGTATGTTCTTCTGAAGCACCTCTCCTTCACCGATATCTTGAACATTACCAATATTGTTCCAAATTTGGCCAGAAACTACATATCTGGCAAGAAATCTATCACATTTGCAGGTTGTGGGTTCCAGATCTTCCTCTACCTCATCTTTGTGGGTACTGAATGTCTTATACTCACAGCCATGTCCTATGATCGCTATGTAGCCATCTGCCACCCACTCCGTTATCCCATCCTCATGAACCAACGAATGAGTGTCTTTATGGCTGGTGGCTGCTGGCTTGGGGGAATGATCAACTCTATAATTCATACAACTTATGTCCTGCTCCTCCCATTTTGTGGGAAAAGGGTCATTGAGCACTTTTTCTGTGAAGTTCCAGCCATGTTGAGACTTTCCTGTGTTGATACATCACAATATGAAGGAGGAGTCTTTGTGAGTTCTGTGTTCTTCCTCCTAATTCCCTTTATAATCATTCTTGTCTCTTATGGTAAGATTCTTCGAATTGTGCTTCATATGAAATCTGTAGAGGCCCAGAAAAAATCTTTCTCCACTTGTTCCTCCCACCTGACTGTGGTTGTAATATACTATGGTTCAGCTATCTTTACATACATGAGACCTAAGTCCTATCATACTCCAGGTCAGGACAAGGTCTTAGCCTTCTTATACACCATTCTCACTCCCATGCTCAACCCTATCATCTACAGCCTCAGAAACAAAGATGTCATTTATGCCCTGAAGAGGGTGTTAGATAAAGTAATTAGTCACAGAAatgaatatcttttaaaaattagattgaaTGCCAATGGATAA